In Capsicum annuum cultivar UCD-10X-F1 unplaced genomic scaffold, UCD10Xv1.1 ctg71115, whole genome shotgun sequence, the DNA window AAGAATATTTGTACCAATTTCAGAAGGAGTAAAGAGAGACTTAGCGACCTCTTTTATTCGATGGCCAAAGCATACAAAGAGGAAATTTTGAATACATTATGACCAAGGTTGATAAAATTGATCACCGTGTTAAGGATTATCTATATgatgtaggatatgagaagtgaTCAAGGGTTCATGCTCCTTTAAATAGAGGCCGGATGATGACATCTAACATTGCAGAATGTATAAAAGGTTGTTTAGTGGATGTGCATAACTTGTCGATTCAAGATTTTTTGAAAGAAGTCAGAAAATTATTTGAAGCATGGAACTATAAAAACAGAGAAATTGCTTCTTATACAGAAACAACTTTAGGGAGAAGATTTGACGAAATCCTAACACTTAATGGAGTTAAAGCATCCAGAATGACGCTATACGTAACTAATAACTCattttaagttttatttgttgaataaattttatttatacgttatatatttttttattactatttgttTGTTAGGTAAAGCCTGCATCAGAGTATCATTATTCAGTTTATGAATCTGGGAGAATATACGTTGCAGACTTGGATGCTAACAAATGCAACTGCGATAGATTTCAGATTGATGAAATTCCATGTCCGCACGCGATTGCAGTGttaaaaagtaaatatattaCGAAATTTTGTCCGTGGTGCTCTAATTATTATAAGCCTGCGACATTAGTAAAGACATATGAAGTTCCAGTAGTACCTATGCCCGATAAGAAGGATTGACATCTACCCCAATGTGTCGAAAAAGAAGAAGTCATACCaccaaaatacaaaagaccacCTAGTAGGCCGAAAAAGAATAGGCGTAAGAAAGCAAGTGAAAAACTATCCTCCAGTACGAACTGTTGTGGAAAATATGGTCGAGAAGGTCACAATAAGCGTACGTGCAATTTCTTTCTCAAGGAGGATTGATGTTTAAGTTTTCTAATACATTGAATGATTTGTTGAAATATGTTAAGTTGTTCATTGTTAGTTTGGTTT includes these proteins:
- the LOC124894183 gene encoding uncharacterized protein LOC124894183; protein product: MTSNIAECIKGCLVDVHNLSIQDFLKEVRKLFEAWNYKNREIASYTETTLGRRFDEILTLNGVKASRMTLYVKPASEYHYSVYESGRIYVADLDANKCNCDRFQIDEIPCPHAIAVLK